The nucleotide sequence GAGTGGTAATCAGGTGTTTGCGATCGGGTTGGGCAGCCAGGGCAGCTCGAATCGCCGTATTGTTGCCCTCAGTGCCACAACTGGTGAAGATGATTTCAGATTCCTCTGCCCCCAACAGCGATGCAACTTGAAACCGGGCATGTTTCAGGGCTTTGCTGACCTGCCCACCAAAGCGATGCATGGAAGAGGGATTGCCATAGTACTCCGTCAAGTAAGGCAGCATTGCCTCCAGGACTTCGGGATCCAGTTTAGTTGTGGCATTGTTGTCGAGATAAATGACAGCACTCATGGGTGAACTCCCACCGATGTAGGGGTGTGTAATTGTCTGGATAAGGCTTGGGAATAAATCTCAAACCAGCGTTGCCAGCCAGCCGTTTGCTGACTTCCTTTTAACCGTGAGATGAGGAACTCGTAGGTAGTGAACCAGTTATCCCAGTAGTCACTGGAAGCGTTGCCAGCCAGCGAACGAGGGAGGCTTGCCAGGTCTGGAATACATCCCCCATTGGTGGGACAGATTGCCCAACATTGAGGTACAGTGTAATGACCCACACAATCATTACAGCGTTCAGAATTGATTTGATATTGTTGTTCATTTCGGGTAATTGCCCCAGTTGGGCAAACGGATTCACAACGATGACATTCAATACACTGACTGGTGATGATGTAGGTCATAACAACCTCCGGGTTAAGTTTTGAGTCCTAAACAATGGGTTGTGAGTTAGAGAATCAAACTCAAACCTCAAACCTCAAACTTCAAAACTCTTGCATGTGCTGGTCGTAAAACTCCCTTGCCACTTTTTCAATCACATCGTAGGCTTCAACCACATGCAAACCAGCCTCTCTTAGCTCAGCCTTCGGGCATTCGCCTACCTTAGAAACCAGGATTGCTTTGCAATCTGCGATCGCCTGAATCACATATTCCAGCGTGGCATTTTCGCCATACCCGCTCTGGCAATATTGGTCAACTTTGCGGTGTCCCACAAATCTGGCTTCGTTGGCATCGACTTCAAAGATCTGGAATTCTTTGGCGTGACCAAAGTGCTGGTTGACAATGCCGCCACCCTTCGTTGCGACTGCTACCAGAATCTTGGGACTGTTTTTGATCCGCTCACTCGGCTTCACTTTCGCTTTCGCCAGTTTGATATCTTCTTTGAACTGCTCAATGCCAGCGTGGACTTCCTTTCGCAATGCCAGGTCATACTGCTCTGGCATTGCCATGAACTTCTCTTTGGTAAATTCCTGGCTACGATCTTCGCCCAGCAGCCCGACGGCATCGGCACGGCACTGGCGGCAGTGCCGCATCATCTTCATGTTGCTGTCAGCGCAGGCATCTTGTAACGCTTTCAACTCTTTGGGGGTCGGTCCACGTTGCCCGGTCAAACCAAAGTGGGTACCGTGTTCTGGGGCTGAAATCAATGGCATGATGTTGTGCAAAAAAGCGCCATTTTCACGGATGACCTGATCCACCTCCACCAGGTGCTCATCATTGATGCCTGGAATCATGACTGAATTGACTTTGCACAGGATGTCAGCTTCCCACAATGCCTGTAAGCCTTCCATTTGCCGCTCATGCAAGATCCGGGCGGCTTCCAGCCCTTTATAGCGTTTGCGGCGATAGTGGACCCAGGGATAAATCTTTGTCCCAATTTCTGGGTCTACCATGTTGATGGTGATAGTGACGTGATCCACATTCAGGGCTTTGATGCGATCGACGTAATCGGGCAACATTAAACCATTTGT is from Leptothermofonsia sichuanensis E412 and encodes:
- a CDS encoding 4Fe-4S binding protein, producing MTYIITSQCIECHRCESVCPTGAITRNEQQYQINSERCNDCVGHYTVPQCWAICPTNGGCIPDLASLPRSLAGNASSDYWDNWFTTYEFLISRLKGSQQTAGWQRWFEIYSQALSRQLHTPTSVGVHP
- the nifB gene encoding nitrogenase cofactor biosynthesis protein NifB; this translates as MTPPPSPGLLSPPATSPATDIVITKNNVIQKKSSDSCGCSSNTSAATNLDQRTLDRISKHPCYSEEAHHHYARMHVAVAPACNIQCNYCNRKYDCANESRPGVVSELLTPEEAAHKVLVIAGKIPQMTVLGIAGPGDPLANPEKTFRTFELIADKAPDIKLCLSTNGLMLPDYVDRIKALNVDHVTITINMVDPEIGTKIYPWVHYRRKRYKGLEAARILHERQMEGLQALWEADILCKVNSVMIPGINDEHLVEVDQVIRENGAFLHNIMPLISAPEHGTHFGLTGQRGPTPKELKALQDACADSNMKMMRHCRQCRADAVGLLGEDRSQEFTKEKFMAMPEQYDLALRKEVHAGIEQFKEDIKLAKAKVKPSERIKNSPKILVAVATKGGGIVNQHFGHAKEFQIFEVDANEARFVGHRKVDQYCQSGYGENATLEYVIQAIADCKAILVSKVGECPKAELREAGLHVVEAYDVIEKVAREFYDQHMQEF